A section of the Myxococcus virescens genome encodes:
- a CDS encoding pseudouridine synthase, with protein MARKQRTPRWLEAARRRGPEDVQASGRSDWLARALGKAGVMPRAQAEAAIREGRVTLDGRVEQEPFAPVRPGMEVRVDGRVRHLEAPVLALMFHKPAGLVVHGSDAEGVGTVFECLRERLTQPLRDYEWLAVGRLDRDTTGLLLFTNDERLVQHGTSPERHLPKRYVAGVVGPPPEDALRRLREGLMLEDGPTRPAGARLRAPDVVELTLTEGRNHQVKRMLAAVGHPVRTLHREAVGGVTLDVPEGAWRVLTDEEVSQGLSFSVS; from the coding sequence ATGGCGCGGAAGCAGCGGACTCCGAGGTGGCTGGAAGCGGCACGGCGGAGGGGGCCGGAGGACGTGCAAGCCTCCGGAAGGTCGGATTGGTTGGCGAGGGCCCTGGGGAAGGCCGGCGTGATGCCTCGCGCCCAGGCGGAAGCGGCCATCCGCGAGGGACGGGTGACGCTCGATGGGCGGGTGGAGCAGGAGCCCTTCGCGCCGGTGCGTCCGGGGATGGAAGTGCGGGTGGATGGGCGGGTGCGGCACCTGGAGGCGCCCGTGTTGGCGCTGATGTTCCACAAGCCAGCGGGGCTGGTGGTGCACGGCTCGGACGCGGAAGGCGTGGGCACCGTGTTCGAGTGTCTGCGTGAGCGGCTCACCCAGCCGCTGCGCGACTATGAGTGGCTCGCGGTGGGCCGTCTGGACCGGGACACCACGGGGTTGCTGCTCTTCACCAACGACGAGCGTCTGGTCCAACACGGGACGTCACCCGAGCGGCACCTGCCCAAGCGCTACGTGGCGGGCGTGGTAGGGCCGCCACCGGAGGATGCGCTCCGCCGGCTGCGCGAGGGCCTGATGCTGGAGGACGGCCCGACGCGGCCCGCGGGTGCCCGGCTGCGCGCGCCGGACGTGGTGGAGCTCACCCTGACGGAAGGCCGCAACCACCAGGTGAAGCGGATGCTGGCGGCGGTGGGACATCCGGTGCGGACCCTGCACCGCGAGGCCGTGGGTGGCGTGACGCTGGACGTGCCCGAGGGCGCGTGGCGGGTGCTGACGGACGAGGAAGTGTCTCAGGGGTTGTCCTTCTCCGTCTCCTGA
- a CDS encoding phage holin family protein, with the protein MEPTIPHRDGDGFGALFSEFTEQARRLVRAEVSLARAELRTEARKASAGAGLLAGGSVVLHLGAITFVAFLVAVLAEALPLWAAALIVAAVLLAVGGAMAWSGRQRMKRVHGPERTIQTLKEDGRWTSRTAHSMKSQMHGHA; encoded by the coding sequence ATGGAACCCACGATTCCCCATCGGGACGGAGACGGCTTCGGAGCGCTCTTCTCCGAATTCACCGAACAGGCACGCCGCCTGGTCCGCGCCGAGGTGTCCCTGGCGCGCGCCGAGCTGCGAACGGAGGCAAGGAAGGCATCTGCCGGAGCGGGCCTGCTGGCAGGCGGCAGCGTGGTGCTGCACCTGGGGGCCATCACCTTTGTCGCCTTCCTGGTGGCGGTGCTGGCGGAGGCCCTGCCTCTCTGGGCCGCCGCCCTCATCGTCGCGGCGGTGCTGCTCGCGGTGGGCGGCGCCATGGCCTGGAGCGGGCGCCAGCGGATGAAGCGGGTCCACGGACCTGAACGAACGATTCAAACCCTCAAGGAGGATGGGCGATGGACGAGCAGGACCGCGCACTCCATGAAATCGCAGATGCACGGGCACGCATGA
- a CDS encoding threonine/serine ThrE exporter family protein, whose amino-acid sequence MCAAVAVPPELRTAVSHPPPPGPAVAFTIRLGEALHRYGTPAHRLELLMQRVSERFGLEGRFFSTPTSIFSSFGPPEALRTSLIRVEPGDMDLERLSLLDTLADDVIHGQVPPTEGAQRVDAILAQPERFGPALQLLCWTLAGGAAGRLFGGGLKEMAVAAFSSLLIGTLGVLTRKQPSTARVLEPVAAILSSAVAALAASLMGPLSAQVATLAGLIVLLPGLSLTVAINELATRNLISGTSRLTAAALVFLQLGFGVALGSRLSVVLPEPPVAPLPPALPDWTQLPMLLVAIFAVCVLFRARPRDWGWIAGACTFAFAGARLGSLLLGAQLGAFVGALLLAMGSNALARLRNKPSITTLVPGLMLLVPGSVGFRSLSSLLERDVVAGVDTAFSMLMVAVALVAGLLSANALVPTRKVL is encoded by the coding sequence ATGTGCGCCGCCGTGGCCGTCCCTCCTGAACTCCGCACCGCCGTCAGTCATCCCCCGCCGCCGGGCCCCGCCGTCGCCTTCACCATCCGGCTGGGCGAGGCGCTGCACCGCTACGGCACGCCCGCGCATCGCCTGGAGCTGCTGATGCAGCGGGTGTCGGAGCGCTTCGGACTGGAGGGGCGCTTCTTCTCCACCCCCACGTCCATCTTCTCGTCCTTCGGACCGCCGGAGGCCCTGCGCACCTCGCTCATCCGCGTGGAGCCGGGGGACATGGACCTGGAACGGCTGTCGCTGCTGGACACGCTGGCGGACGACGTCATCCACGGTCAGGTGCCCCCGACGGAAGGGGCCCAGCGCGTGGACGCCATCCTCGCGCAGCCCGAGCGCTTCGGCCCCGCGCTCCAGCTCCTGTGCTGGACGCTCGCGGGCGGCGCCGCGGGGCGGTTGTTCGGCGGAGGCCTCAAGGAGATGGCGGTGGCCGCGTTCAGCAGCCTGCTCATCGGCACCCTGGGCGTGCTCACCCGGAAGCAGCCCTCCACGGCCCGGGTGTTGGAGCCGGTGGCCGCCATCCTGTCCTCCGCCGTCGCCGCGCTGGCCGCGAGCCTGATGGGGCCGCTGTCCGCGCAGGTGGCCACGCTGGCGGGCCTCATCGTCCTGCTCCCCGGCCTGTCCCTGACGGTGGCCATCAACGAGCTGGCCACCCGCAACCTCATCTCCGGCACCTCGCGGCTCACGGCGGCGGCGCTCGTCTTCCTCCAGTTGGGCTTCGGCGTGGCCCTGGGCAGCCGGCTGTCGGTGGTGCTGCCCGAGCCGCCCGTGGCGCCGCTGCCGCCCGCGCTGCCGGACTGGACGCAGCTGCCCATGCTGCTGGTGGCCATCTTCGCGGTGTGCGTGCTCTTCCGCGCGCGCCCCAGGGATTGGGGCTGGATTGCCGGAGCCTGCACCTTCGCCTTCGCGGGGGCCCGTCTGGGCTCGCTGCTGCTGGGGGCGCAGCTGGGCGCCTTCGTGGGCGCGCTGCTGCTGGCCATGGGCAGCAACGCGCTGGCCCGGCTGCGCAACAAGCCCTCCATCACCACGCTGGTGCCCGGACTCATGCTGCTGGTGCCCGGCAGCGTGGGCTTCCGCAGCCTGTCCTCCCTGCTGGAGCGGGACGTGGTGGCCGGCGTGGACACGGCCTTCTCCATGCTGATGGTGGCCGTGGCGTTGGTGGCCGGACTGCTGTCCGCCAACGCCCTGGTCCCCACGCGCAAGGTGCTCTGA
- a CDS encoding DoxX family protein: MPPFESTQFTVWLLQALCAVFLAILFLQSGLDKVIDWKGNLGWLTGHFAKSPLRGVVPLMLATVTVLELAAGALSAAGLVSLVATGSATLAFWGALLSAVSLVALFFGQRMAKDYAGAGGLVHYFLLTLVAVYVTRLG, encoded by the coding sequence ATGCCGCCCTTCGAATCCACCCAATTCACTGTCTGGCTGCTCCAGGCGCTCTGCGCCGTCTTCCTGGCCATCCTCTTCCTCCAGTCTGGCCTCGACAAGGTCATCGACTGGAAGGGCAACCTGGGCTGGCTCACGGGCCACTTTGCCAAGAGCCCGCTGCGCGGCGTGGTGCCGCTGATGCTGGCCACCGTCACCGTGCTGGAGCTGGCGGCGGGGGCGCTCAGCGCCGCGGGGCTGGTGTCGCTGGTGGCCACGGGCAGCGCGACGCTGGCCTTCTGGGGCGCGCTGCTCTCCGCGGTGTCGCTGGTGGCGCTCTTCTTCGGCCAGCGGATGGCGAAGGACTACGCCGGCGCGGGCGGACTGGTGCACTACTTCCTGCTGACGCTGGTGGCGGTGTATGTCACCCGCCTGGGCTGA
- a CDS encoding AI-2E family transporter has product MATEQTARRVFTGLIILSIILLALVVRPFAKAFFLAAVLAGTFYGLYSRLSRKLRGHHNLAAGAIVSGVILALLLPLGGLTAFVVTEVSDGVKFVSDTVQREGMEGLIGKIPSPVRGPVERLLERIPLEQAQLDETLQQQVSTQGGTAARAVTGAVAATGSIAFQTVMMLIALFFLLTEGARLVRWVESVSPLRRGQTGEILREFRSVSIAVLVSSVATAGVQAAAALVGFLIARVPAALFFAGVAFFMALIPAVGAAIVVLVAAALMFFSGHPWAALFLAIWGTVVVGLVDNIVKPLLARRGMHQHAAIVFFALLGGLAAFGTVGLLLGPLIVAFFLALLRIYERDYGRPTPRPGDPATPGGPSGDESLIIRPSVLSAETRERVPLSPTPPENH; this is encoded by the coding sequence ATGGCAACCGAGCAGACCGCCCGGCGGGTGTTCACTGGCCTCATCATTCTTTCCATCATCCTGCTGGCCCTGGTTGTCCGCCCGTTCGCCAAGGCCTTCTTCCTGGCGGCGGTGCTCGCGGGAACCTTCTACGGCCTCTACTCGCGGCTGAGCCGGAAGCTCCGCGGACACCACAACCTGGCGGCGGGGGCCATCGTCTCGGGAGTCATCCTGGCCCTGCTCCTCCCCCTGGGAGGTCTCACGGCCTTCGTCGTCACCGAGGTGTCGGACGGCGTGAAGTTCGTCTCCGACACGGTGCAGCGGGAAGGGATGGAAGGACTGATTGGCAAGATTCCCAGCCCCGTGCGAGGCCCGGTCGAGAGGCTGCTGGAGCGCATCCCCCTGGAGCAAGCCCAGCTCGACGAGACGCTCCAGCAGCAGGTGAGCACCCAGGGCGGCACAGCGGCGCGGGCCGTCACCGGGGCGGTGGCCGCGACGGGCTCCATCGCGTTCCAGACGGTGATGATGCTCATCGCCCTCTTCTTCCTGCTGACGGAGGGCGCGCGGCTGGTGAGATGGGTGGAGAGCGTCTCGCCACTTCGGCGCGGCCAGACGGGGGAAATCCTGCGGGAGTTCCGCAGTGTCTCCATAGCGGTGCTCGTCTCGTCGGTGGCCACTGCGGGCGTGCAGGCGGCGGCGGCGCTCGTCGGTTTCCTCATCGCCCGCGTCCCCGCGGCGCTCTTCTTCGCGGGCGTGGCGTTCTTCATGGCGCTCATTCCCGCCGTGGGCGCCGCCATCGTGGTGCTGGTCGCCGCGGCGCTGATGTTCTTCAGCGGCCACCCGTGGGCGGCGCTGTTCCTCGCCATCTGGGGCACGGTGGTGGTGGGGCTGGTGGACAACATCGTGAAGCCGCTGCTGGCCAGGCGCGGCATGCACCAGCACGCCGCCATCGTCTTCTTCGCGCTGCTCGGAGGCCTGGCCGCGTTTGGCACGGTGGGCCTGCTGTTGGGGCCCCTCATCGTGGCCTTCTTCCTGGCCCTGCTGCGCATCTACGAGCGCGACTACGGCCGGCCCACGCCGCGCCCCGGAGACCCGGCCACGCCCGGAGGTCCGAGCGGCGACGAAAGCCTCATCATCCGCCCGTCCGTGCTGTCGGCGGAGACGCGCGAGCGCGTGCCCCTGTCGCCCACGCCGCCGGAGAACCACTGA